One region of Limnospira fusiformis SAG 85.79 genomic DNA includes:
- a CDS encoding tetratricopeptide repeat protein: MRQAIALDNDWLEPQRELARVLVKLSAWDEAAGVLRGVAEESPEDSQTRHLLGDALSKLERWEEAVEAYRGAIALDAEFSWSYNNLGDALLRLERWEEAVEAYRSAIALKGDFALSHHNLGEALSKLERWDEAVEAYRSAIALDKDSLILQRNLGKVLVKLSAWEEAVTLWQQVAEKSPNDSEVWHLLGDALSGSERWSEAVAAYQNAIGLNPEFSGSHNNLGDALLKLERWSEAVAAYQNAIGLNPEFFWSHNNLGDALLKLERWSEAAEAYQNAIGLNPEFFWSHNNLGEALLKLERWSEAAEAYQNAIAWRDDLPWSHYNLAEALVKLERWEAAVKAYKRAIEIQPDLPCIYEKLGDALRHQVPPNLEEISQAYYKAIEVNPDNLQIYYRALEANPQDAKISLMLADAFRSQGQLDQAVTFYKNTLQIAPNNTQLQINAWQNLGDIWRTVGRLEEAEKAYHQIGNWKAKTIPYKIVLFTPYYKDQHPNRQDELIYCLRKNIECPEIEKIVLLIDDGHQPELENPKIEIIRLSSRATYLDWVKLTQARFADKISVLANTDIYLDQSISWLRDIFSTNPNAFIALSRHEQQDSEQTLHKSPHQSQDVWAVYGGYNFSKSLKKSLEIPLGFPRCDAKIAYLFSVHGAKVYNPCNHIKIVHLHETQLRSYDKYGDTTILGSTAWVYPSSNLSQPSKLKMNVWTLNPDEVENIQINNSLIRWQEGHKEQGSESREAAIQPPAASDYWRIIQSQESIITDPKTINNHSPEKQTREYLDKIIDKSSNSILLSSLEKLPTMKGISLVTCCMNRNDNLVHSLKTWLKLAEIDEIIIVDWNSNIPVSQSLQESGIKDDRILIAKVIDQPRWILTLAYNVGLQLARYDKILKIDADNKITSDFFEKNQLVDQSEFFAGDWKYYENRYLNGTFYVWKKQLSEIGYFNEYIQTYGWDDTNLYERLTESGLTRKLLLEETLSNIEHSDELRLSNKPLHEQTESHIIKKIKSDPDYFIKLNKFLVNSMPKWASTSNRVEFKLIGGLTKDCGQYQLTFQQVTDSPRIPEYLIDMGSQIVLRYKLRELYKNDDFIFDADALQKFTDKNIKRICLMVTLYNESNKKRCEEYIQCLRNNLNAGQFSKIIVLLETDKSQKTGKCTYFISEEIIKIQQKYSDILRVEKIDSRPTYHDMFEFANNYLEENTIVVIANADIYFDDTLAKVKQVHLEQTFLVLSRRDLSRNSSLIREYKNGLPNYLSSDSWIFQTPLRQDFRANYLIGTFFCDSFLNNQLSKSSNYLVYNPCLSINSYHLHDESFNSSETKEKDTSLIQKLWLEEYENCNQSNPVAGYRWCTIEDVIENKKIYSSPHIYPSRNLILRFNNINPVKLIIFIDDLLNLTESLEIKIWVYAFVDFHFDNLHNVHSLIKNYSEYLQNQRLTCIEYYGECNHRDYYQLKLRVQDDWDNLLTNIKNNTETGNKTAITELLIDDDCDLNPDLTSFMSREWNKSWLNQITYTNPNLYKSYEIYNKIREAELNYKKSDQHRQFLSLEINRDSNNNQPLISIVTSVYKGKQFMQGFLKNITAQTIFSQCELILIDGNSPEDEGEIIEKFINENGFTNIYYHRLDKDPGLYECWNTAIRQSRGKYITNANLDDRRSRLHLEILANHLENNPQISAVSSALVVTYQPNEDWNFLTPEAVWFDGLSGEITFDDLYKYNNDGIVVSRNTLHCMPLWKKDLHSKYGYFDELNYGTSADWEFWLRCSSQGEKYGIIGSPLGLYYLNPDSHNRRNDADGSLELRIINKYFSVNQEKVIKQ; this comes from the coding sequence TTGCGACAAGCGATCGCTTTAGACAACGACTGGCTGGAACCTCAGCGAGAGTTAGCTAGGGTTTTGGTGAAGTTATCAGCCTGGGATGAGGCGGCGGGGGTGTTGCGGGGGGTGGCGGAAGAGTCGCCGGAGGACAGTCAAACCCGGCATTTGTTGGGGGATGCACTCTCCAAGTTGGAGCGGTGGGAAGAGGCGGTGGAGGCTTATCGGGGTGCGATCGCTCTTGATGCGGAGTTCTCTTGGTCTTACAATAATTTGGGGGATGCACTGCTGCGGTTGGAGCGGTGGGAAGAGGCGGTGGAGGCCTATCGGAGTGCGATCGCTTTGAAGGGGGATTTTGCCCTGTCTCACCACAATTTGGGCGAGGCGTTATCGAAGTTGGAGCGGTGGGATGAGGCGGTGGAAGCTTACCGAAGTGCGATCGCTTTAGACAAAGACTCACTGATACTTCAGCGAAATTTAGGTAAGGTTTTGGTGAAGTTATCAGCCTGGGAAGAGGCGGTGACCCTGTGGCAACAGGTAGCGGAAAAGTCCCCAAACGATAGCGAAGTTTGGCATCTGTTGGGGGATGCTTTGTCGGGGTCAGAACGATGGTCAGAAGCGGTGGCAGCCTATCAAAATGCGATCGGTCTTAACCCGGAGTTCTCTGGCTCTCATAATAACTTAGGGGATGCTCTCTTAAAGCTAGAGCGATGGTCAGAAGCGGTGGCAGCCTATCAAAATGCGATCGGTCTTAACCCGGAGTTCTTTTGGTCTCATAATAACTTAGGGGATGCTCTATTAAAGCTAGAGCGATGGTCTGAGGCGGCGGAAGCCTATCAAAATGCGATCGGTCTTAACCCGGAGTTCTTTTGGTCTCATAATAACTTAGGTGAGGCTTTATTAAAGCTAGAGCGATGGTCTGAGGCGGCGGAGGCTTATCAAAATGCGATCGCTTGGCGGGATGATTTACCCTGGTCTCACTACAATTTAGCCGAAGCATTGGTCAAGTTGGAGCGGTGGGAAGCAGCAGTTAAGGCTTATAAAAGGGCAATAGAAATTCAGCCTGATTTGCCTTGTATCTATGAAAAGTTAGGGGATGCACTCCGACATCAAGTCCCCCCCAATCTGGAAGAAATTTCTCAGGCTTATTATAAGGCGATCGAAGTCAATCCCGATAACTTACAGATTTATTATAGAGCTTTAGAAGCTAATCCTCAAGATGCCAAAATTTCTTTAATGTTGGCGGATGCCTTCAGAAGTCAAGGTCAGTTAGATCAAGCAGTTACATTTTATAAAAACACTTTACAAATCGCACCAAATAATACTCAATTGCAAATCAATGCTTGGCAAAATCTGGGAGATATTTGGCGTACTGTTGGGCGTTTAGAAGAAGCAGAAAAAGCTTATCATCAGATCGGGAATTGGAAGGCTAAAACAATTCCATATAAAATTGTATTATTCACACCCTATTATAAAGATCAGCATCCAAACAGACAGGATGAATTAATTTATTGCCTCAGAAAAAATATAGAATGTCCTGAGATTGAAAAAATTGTCTTACTGATTGATGATGGTCATCAGCCAGAACTAGAAAATCCTAAGATTGAAATTATCAGGCTCTCTTCTAGGGCGACTTATCTGGATTGGGTCAAATTAACACAGGCAAGATTTGCTGATAAAATATCAGTTTTGGCAAACACTGATATTTACTTAGATCAATCTATTTCATGGCTTAGAGACATATTTTCTACTAACCCTAATGCTTTTATTGCCCTCAGCCGTCATGAGCAACAAGACTCAGAGCAAACTTTGCACAAGAGTCCCCATCAGTCTCAGGATGTTTGGGCGGTTTATGGAGGATATAATTTTAGTAAATCCTTAAAGAAATCTTTGGAAATTCCTTTAGGATTTCCTCGCTGTGATGCTAAGATTGCCTACTTATTTTCAGTTCATGGTGCCAAAGTTTATAATCCATGTAATCACATCAAGATAGTTCATCTACATGAAACACAGTTAAGGTCTTACGATAAGTACGGTGACACTACGATTTTAGGTAGTACAGCATGGGTTTATCCTAGTAGCAATCTTAGTCAGCCCTCTAAGTTGAAAATGAATGTGTGGACTTTAAATCCAGATGAAGTAGAAAATATTCAAATTAATAATAGTTTGATTCGGTGGCAAGAAGGACACAAAGAGCAAGGTTCAGAGTCTAGGGAAGCAGCCATACAGCCACCAGCAGCCTCAGATTATTGGAGAATAATTCAGTCTCAAGAAAGTATTATTACTGATCCCAAAACCATAAATAATCATTCTCCAGAGAAGCAAACCAGAGAATATTTAGATAAAATTATTGACAAAAGTAGTAATTCTATTTTATTAAGTAGCTTGGAGAAACTTCCTACTATGAAAGGAATTTCTCTAGTAACTTGTTGCATGAATCGAAATGATAATCTTGTACATAGTCTTAAAACTTGGCTAAAACTTGCAGAAATTGATGAAATAATTATCGTAGATTGGAACTCCAATATTCCTGTTAGTCAATCTCTACAAGAATCTGGTATTAAAGATGATCGTATTCTAATTGCTAAAGTTATTGATCAGCCCAGATGGATTCTTACTCTTGCTTATAATGTAGGCCTACAATTAGCAAGATATGACAAAATTCTAAAAATAGATGCCGATAATAAAATAACTTCTGACTTCTTTGAAAAAAATCAGTTAGTTGATCAAAGCGAGTTTTTTGCTGGTGATTGGAAATATTATGAAAATAGATATTTGAATGGAACTTTTTATGTGTGGAAAAAACAATTATCTGAAATTGGTTATTTTAATGAATACATTCAAACTTATGGTTGGGATGATACTAATTTGTACGAAAGATTAACCGAATCAGGCTTAACAAGAAAATTGTTACTAGAGGAAACTCTGAGTAACATTGAACATAGTGACGAACTAAGATTATCGAATAAACCACTTCACGAACAAACGGAATCTCATATAATTAAAAAAATAAAGTCTGATCCAGATTATTTTATTAAGCTTAATAAATTTTTAGTTAATTCAATGCCTAAATGGGCATCCACAAGCAACAGAGTTGAATTTAAACTAATTGGTGGCTTGACAAAAGATTGTGGACAATATCAATTAACATTTCAACAAGTAACTGATTCTCCTAGAATTCCTGAGTATTTGATTGATATGGGGTCACAAATTGTACTCAGATACAAGTTAAGAGAACTTTACAAGAATGATGATTTTATTTTTGATGCTGATGCTTTACAAAAATTTACTGATAAAAACATAAAGCGCATCTGTCTCATGGTAACTCTCTATAATGAAAGCAATAAAAAAAGATGTGAAGAATATATTCAATGCTTAAGAAATAACTTAAATGCAGGTCAGTTTTCAAAAATTATAGTTTTATTGGAAACGGATAAGAGTCAAAAAACTGGGAAATGCACCTATTTTATTAGTGAAGAAATTATAAAAATTCAGCAAAAATATAGTGATATTTTGAGAGTGGAAAAAATCGATTCTCGACCAACTTATCATGATATGTTTGAATTTGCCAATAATTATTTAGAAGAAAATACCATTGTAGTTATTGCTAATGCAGATATATATTTCGACGATACTTTAGCTAAAGTTAAGCAAGTTCACTTAGAGCAAACCTTTTTAGTTTTGTCCCGCAGAGACTTATCGAGAAATTCATCTTTAATCAGAGAATATAAAAATGGCCTTCCCAACTATTTGTCCTCTGATAGCTGGATATTTCAAACTCCCTTACGGCAGGATTTTAGAGCTAATTATCTAATAGGAACTTTCTTTTGTGACTCCTTTTTAAATAATCAGCTATCTAAATCGTCTAATTATTTAGTCTATAATCCATGTTTAAGTATTAACTCATATCACTTACATGACGAATCTTTTAATTCCTCAGAAACCAAAGAGAAGGATACTTCTTTGATACAAAAATTATGGCTAGAAGAATATGAAAATTGTAATCAATCTAATCCTGTAGCAGGTTATCGTTGGTGTACTATAGAGGATGTTATTGAAAATAAAAAAATATATTCTTCACCCCATATTTATCCATCTCGTAATCTAATTTTAAGATTTAATAACATAAATCCCGTAAAATTAATAATATTTATTGATGATTTATTAAACCTTACAGAATCACTTGAAATCAAAATATGGGTTTATGCTTTTGTTGATTTCCATTTCGATAATTTACACAATGTTCATTCATTAATCAAAAACTATAGTGAATATTTGCAAAATCAAAGATTAACTTGTATCGAATATTATGGAGAATGTAATCACCGTGACTATTATCAATTAAAATTAAGGGTTCAGGATGATTGGGATAATTTATTAACCAACATAAAAAATAATACAGAAACTGGGAATAAAACAGCAATCACAGAATTACTAATTGATGATGACTGTGATCTCAATCCAGATCTAACTTCTTTTATGAGTAGAGAATGGAATAAATCTTGGCTCAACCAAATAACCTACACAAATCCTAATTTGTATAAGAGTTATGAGATATACAATAAGATTAGAGAAGCAGAATTAAATTATAAAAAATCTGACCAGCATCGCCAATTTTTATCTTTAGAAATTAACCGTGATTCTAATAATAATCAGCCTCTAATATCTATTGTTACCTCAGTATATAAAGGAAAGCAATTTATGCAGGGATTTTTGAAAAATATTACTGCACAAACAATATTTTCTCAATGTGAGTTAATTTTAATTGATGGTAATTCTCCAGAAGATGAAGGAGAAATTATTGAGAAATTCATTAATGAAAATGGTTTTACTAATATTTATTATCATAGATTAGATAAAGATCCAGGATTATATGAATGTTGGAACACCGCTATTCGTCAAAGTCGTGGTAAATATATTACTAATGCTAACTTAGATGACCGTCGCTCTCGTTTACACCTGGAAATACTAGCTAATCACCTAGAAAATAATCCTCAAATTAGTGCTGTATCTTCAGCACTGGTTGTCACTTACCAACCCAATGAAGATTGGAATTTTTTGACACCAGAGGCAGTTTGGTTTGATGGACTTTCAGGAGAAATAACTTTCGACGACTTATATAAATATAATAATGATGGTATTGTTGTCTCTCGGAATACCCTACACTGTATGCCACTTTGGAAAAAAGACCTACATAGTAAATATGGTTACTTTGATGAACTCAATTATGGTACAAGTGCGGACTGGGAATTTTGGCTCAGATGTTCTTCTCAAGGAGAAAAGTATGGTATAATAGGTTCACCTTTGGGTTTGTACTACCTCAATCCTGATTCCCATAACAGGAGGAATGATGCCGATGGTTCTTTGGAATTACGCATTATTAATAAATATTTTTCTGTAAATCAGGAAAAAGTAATTAAGCAATAA
- a CDS encoding glycosyltransferase family 2 protein, whose protein sequence is MVKCSLVIRCYNEEQHIGRLLSGITQQTLTDREIIIVDSGSTDATVSIASRYPVKIVSIRPEDFSFGRALNLGCRADSGDIIVIASAHVYPNLAN, encoded by the coding sequence ATGGTCAAGTGTTCCCTAGTTATCCGATGCTACAACGAAGAACAACATATCGGCCGCTTACTCAGCGGCATCACGCAACAGACCCTGACCGATCGCGAAATTATTATAGTCGATTCTGGCTCCACGGATGCCACAGTCTCCATTGCTTCCCGCTACCCGGTCAAAATCGTTAGCATTCGCCCTGAAGACTTTTCCTTTGGTCGCGCCCTCAACCTTGGCTGTCGGGCTGACAGTGGTGATATTATAGTCATTGCCAGCGCCCATGTCTACCCCAATTTAGCAAACTAA
- a CDS encoding class I SAM-dependent methyltransferase has translation MSNNQQNINYQDAPALSGGCYSEKKLLKLGLPNLTGKNFLDLGCNMGFYCKYAQTQGASRVVGVDIDKQVINSARQSNDGIEFYDSGWDNFPSGEFDVIICLSAIHYAKDHIELIENIRNHLSPGGLFILEGGVVDIGKNLQSDLLIPSWRQVGDRCRHLSEGFVKNHLLAGFNWRLNGESELRGGDNIPRYVIHAIPKPDAVARSATIWHLDIQEYAACLALSASTIVKNMPSFNYVQQLGSISPEFTSDNLIPILSAPDNFEPFVDDLVFALMPIKAFTRLHLAQNLPSQLFLKLVTRLSNAGLIVIDS, from the coding sequence ATGAGTAACAATCAACAGAACATTAACTATCAAGATGCCCCAGCATTATCAGGAGGTTGCTATAGTGAAAAAAAACTCCTAAAACTTGGTTTACCTAACCTTACTGGCAAAAATTTCTTAGATCTTGGTTGCAACATGGGGTTTTATTGTAAATATGCACAGACCCAGGGAGCGTCCCGGGTTGTTGGTGTTGATATTGACAAGCAGGTAATTAATTCTGCCCGTCAGAGCAACGACGGCATTGAATTTTATGATAGTGGTTGGGATAATTTTCCCAGTGGCGAATTTGATGTTATTATTTGTCTTTCCGCAATTCACTATGCAAAAGACCATATCGAATTGATAGAAAATATACGAAATCATTTAAGTCCTGGTGGTTTATTTATTTTAGAAGGAGGAGTCGTTGATATTGGAAAAAATCTTCAATCTGATTTGTTGATCCCGTCATGGCGGCAAGTTGGAGATCGTTGCCGACATTTATCTGAGGGGTTCGTGAAAAATCATTTGTTGGCAGGGTTTAATTGGAGATTGAATGGTGAAAGTGAGCTACGTGGGGGGGATAATATACCACGCTACGTTATTCATGCAATCCCTAAACCAGATGCCGTTGCTAGATCGGCGACAATATGGCATCTTGATATTCAAGAATATGCTGCCTGTCTTGCTCTATCAGCATCAACCATTGTAAAAAATATGCCGTCGTTTAATTATGTTCAGCAACTTGGCTCAATTAGCCCTGAATTCACATCTGATAACTTAATACCTATTCTTTCTGCCCCGGATAATTTTGAGCCATTCGTTGACGATCTGGTTTTTGCATTGATGCCCATAAAGGCATTTACGCGCTTGCATCTTGCACAAAATCTACCTTCCCAACTTTTTCTGAAACTTGTCACAAGATTGTCAAATGCTGGTCTAATAGTAATAGATTCTTAA